The genome window TATGAAGTTGGGAGGACAGTTAGACGGCTGTCCTCTCTTGTGCCCTTGAAATATTGAGTTTGAAGCCTGTTATTGTGGCAACATCCAAAGCCCGGGGCAGGACTGAGATTGATTTCAGTGACAGTCACGTCATTCAGcgcaaaaaacaaaagtagcaTAATGCTAGCTAGTTAGCAACAAACAATGCGATGAATTATCAAAAGAACACGAAAAATGTACcaaatattacatatattataacTAGACAGAGAGTTAACATCAGTTCGTTGTCCTCCGTCAACATCATCACTGTCATTTAActaaaaatgttcaaaaagcAAACATAACTAGACGTCTGACACCACGTCATACAGCGGAGAGGTAAAACTGTGTAACCGAGACATAAAGACAAGACACgagtttaaaaatacacaacttACCTTGTTTAACACCAACACAGGCTTTCACCTTCCATTTAAAACTACGGACTGACTGAGCTATGTAAAAACCGCCGCCATACTCTTTGTTGACAGTCCACTGCAATAACTGCTCCGGTGAGAAACACACAATCGTTTGTGTTCCTATAGTAAAAATAGCCCTCCCTTTGAGCTAGGTTTGAAAGTTATCTGATTAAAATAGGAAATTCCACTTTTATGGCCGATTTTGATGTTACTCCTGTTAGTTGTAATCGCTACTCGAATATATATAGGGTAACATTTTAGTGTTcttttggttttaatttaattcaggtCACTCACTGTGACCATAGATGTATAAACCGTGTATATATAGACGGCTGTGGACACTCGTGATTGTACTCGGGTGTATGATCATGTTACACGTCCGGTAATATATTTCAGAATAAAGCAATTAATTATTGCGCCTGCACAAAGTGGACAGAGGCTATCATTGCTCAATAAAATTGCTGTTTTTTCCAGGTGTGCATATATGATCCAAACTTAAATCACTTAAATATGTTCTGGTGCTGTACTAAGATGCAGATGAAATAAGTGTTTCTTTATTAAacttctatttttttattcacacacatcACCCTATTTTCCATCTGTGGCTGTGTTGATGCTTtctaattcatttgtttgttattgttttgcatttgattttaaaataaaaaatcttatAGGTCTGAAAGTAGACCCCTATATGCCTGATGCAGGCCAACACAAGTTCACGAATGATAATATTTCTGATTTTATAAAGAAAAGTGGAAATCATCAAACAAAATTCATATTTGTTACTCACCAGTAAATGCTGgcagtgtgtgctgctgctgtcagagtTGAGGGAGAGTGAGGAGTGGGCGCAACTGTAACCTGCTTATCTCTCCCTGCAGTGACAGAGCAATAAAGAAGCGGGATAGAAACTTCCAACACATAAAAAATAGCAAAGTACATTCTGCTGGTCTTTGACACATCACATCTGCACTTACTGgcattatatacagtatattcttaTATCTACAGTAGCTTCTATCTTTATAGTGTATAGTGTATAGAATACTTCTTAATTTtcacattaagaaaaaacaattaattgttaattatgTGCACTTTTTCATCTCTACAAAGAGATCTGATTAGATATTAAACATTTTGATGCACTAGTTATTTTATTACTCTGTGTCTGACAAAGTGTGTCAACATCATGACATCAATATAGATGTTTAAATgcaaatctacagtatatttgttgGTTTTACTTTTCTATAGAGTAAAAATTATAAACTAATCATAattgttaatgtgttaatttacAGTTTCCTGTACTTTTAATTTCATATCTTGCTTtgccattttttaaaaaacactcaTAGAGGTagattcttttcatttaattgtgCTTGTTTACTTCATATATTTAATACAGAGgtattaattttataatttgCGTTGTTTGgcaaacacatttgaaaaactaCATTACCCAGTAGCTTTAGAGAGAGTGGCTCGCGGTAGATTATGGGTAAGCAGGAAGTAAACAAACACGTTGATAATGGAGCGTTTCGAGCCGGTTTTGGAcgagagtaaaataaaaaaggcgGAAATTTTAAGAATCTTTCAGGTTTCATTTTTTGCTATGAATCGTTTGGCTTCATTTCCCTGGACTGTGAGTGTAAAATCATGCATGAAAGTCAAACTCCATTCCCAAATGTGCACGTACGTGCTACTAAACTCGGGAGAAAACGTGTTCACTGACAAaatttgaatatgaaaataaaatgttttatttctacgTCAAGCTTGACACATCATTTCTACCTCTCAGTTTCTAGAAGAAGacattcaaaacaacaaatcatcCGAATTAATTTTAGACGTCTTGAAACAGGTAAGAGTTCCTGCACTCAaatctttttaatgttgtgatcCTAAAACAGTCCTCAGGTTCATACTGACACTCTTACTTACTCTGTCAGTATGAAACTAAgagtaaatctttttttatgttgttttcagaCGTGTCTTCACTCTCTGTGCAGAACATTTCCACCATCACTCAGATACAGGAGACTGTTCCTCTCTGAGCTCATCAGACGGGTTGGtgctctgtcagtctgtctctgaACTATAGACATGTATGATATGAAATTTTCTAGAACAAGATTTGAAAAATAGTTCACCTAACGATGTTAACCTTAATCTCAAAGTAACAAGGTGAAGGGCTACAAATagtcattattttcattactgcataatcaatttattatttatgatgcTCAAGGTGACATCTATTCATGTGTTGATTTGTCCAACTAGCCATCTAAAACCCCAAGATGTTCATCTTAAAATGATCTACTACAGAGAAACCagctgaaagaaatgaaacatttaggcacttttgcttgaaaaatgacttaaacaatcaatcaaacattaaaatgatgatcactttttttaaacaaattgatTAATTGATCTTCGATTGATTCATTTCCAGCCATAACGTTAAGGTTGAATCAATTTAAATCtaggtttctgtgtgtgccaTGAACAAGAAATGTTGCTTTTCTCCTCAGCAGGAGGCTGCAGACTGTGAACCTCTGGATGAGCTGTATGATGCTTTGGCTGAGGTGGTGGGAGCTGAAGAGACAGCTGAGTGCTACAAGAGTTACTTACTGGTACTAAACACACACCGCTCACTGAATTACAACCAGGCTCTTTGTATGTTTTCTCTTAAAGAAAGAGCCGTCTGAATGTGGTGAAGTACAAACTGTGTGTATTGAGTATTGAACATAGACCTTAACCCCAGGTCACCCTTCTCGCTGTTTCTAATGCCAGAAATAACAAAACGCATGCTTCTtctcagtaataataataataataataatggtttgTGTGTTGCAGCCTTGTGGTGATGCTATTAGTCTGCTGGAAAATGTGGCGTTGATCTCAGAAGGAACCACTGGCCTGGTGACCTGGGAGGCTGCACTCTACATGGCAGAGTGGGCTCTGGACCACCAGCAGGTCTTCACAGGCAGGTATCCAACATTTAACACTACAACAAGAACAAGTAATagaaaactttcttttttttttaacaaataaaaaaatatattttttattgaactgacaaagtttttacatttttctgcagGACAGTTCTGGAGCTCGGCAGCGGTGTGGGGTTGACTGGTATCGCCATCTGCCGCTCCTGTAGTCCGAAGAGATTCGTGTTCACCGACTGTCACCCCACAGTCCTGCAGAAGCTAAGAGACAACATCCAGCAGAACGGTCTCACTGAGCGGTTGTCACCTGCAGTCAGTGTGGAGGAGCTGGACTGGACGACAGTGACAGAAGAACAGATAAAGCTAATGGAGGCCGACACAGTCATCGCTGCAGGTCAGAGTTCGGTCTTATTCTCAACCATAAAGGAAACAAACTCTCTGGTTGTTTCCTGAGATGTAAGTCCTCATTCTTCTGGTAACAAAGCTCTCTGGTTTCTGCTGACTCCAAGCTCAGCACTCTCAAGACAGTTTCTGGCAGTCAGCAGCACAATTCTCTATTTCAAAGTTCACCAAACTTTGTTCCAGTTATCggtaaaacagattaaattgGCACcttgaataaaaatattttccataataacatgaaaaaaatctttgtttaaATGATCTTAAAGGTTTCTTATGAGATGAGAAATTAGGTTGGAACAGTACTGTAGCTACAGTAAATTTGCTCTTTTTTCAACCTTTTGGACAACCAGGATAAATTACAGCTTGTACAGTGCTACCTGGGTCTGCCATGTTAAATACACctgaaagatgaaaacattgcAGTGCGTTTACGTGCATCTAAATAGCCAAGTTACAGTTGCTGGATACATTTAGTGCGTCTTTCACTAAATTCACAGGAGAAGCCCATGTTTACTGTAATCGTTGTGTAATAGTTAGTAGTTTATTATGTCAAATCAGAGAACGAGTCATCATGAAATGAATTAGTCTGATCCTGTTGTTTTAGCTGACCGATGATGTCACACATAAGGTAGTTTATGTGACTGTTTTGGTGCTTGGTGTGTGACCTCAAAGATGATGTCACTTGTTGAAAAACTGGGagattaaaaataaaccttGATGCACCAAGATCAAATGAGCTGAGGTTGACTAGGATCCAAATCCACAATTCCCACCACCCATCTCTGAGTGTAACTTTAAAACTGAGACAGTGCTCCACAGAAATTATACAGACGATCACCTGCCTATTTCAGCAGTGATAAAACCCAAAAGATGTTTCTCATCTGTGTTGCAGATGTGGTGTATGACCCCGAAATCATAGAAATCCTTGTGAAGCTGCTGTCCAGGATCCTGAAGTGTTGGTCTGCTGAACGACTCCCCGAGATCCTCATCTGCTCCACCATAAGAAACCCAGAGActtacagcagctttaaacagCAGCTTGGTAAGACGCCACAAAGACACAAGTGAGGCATATGcctagaaataaaaactaatctgAAGCTTGGTCTCATCACCTTCACGTTTTTACCCATTTATAAAAAATCTGTGTGTATACATGGCTTTTATAATTTTCTCTTTGCATGGTCTTCTACTAAATAAAGTGTTGGTCTTTTCTAGCTGAACTGAAAGAACTCACtcgctgttttgttttgacagaaaaGGCAGGAGTCAGCCATCACGTGATCACAGAACCCATCCGCCACTTGTTTCCCTACAACAGAGTCTCCTCCATAGAAATGATTAAGCTGTACAGATGACACAGAGGTAGCACaataaaaggttttatttacaaatgtacaTCCTATCAAAATTTTCTTTGTACATTCAAGTGCTCTGATGTAGAAAAAAGCCACTGGAATGAATCGTATTGTACAAGTGGACTGTCCACAGCTTTTATCTCTGTTTGGTGGTGCTGCAACTCTGTTAGTAAAAGTTTAGTAGACTCAAATTAACAGAGTGATGCTGAGCTACCTTCAAGAATTCTGAATTCCCAGACATTTCCACTCTTTGGATTATCCAGACTTTTATCATCCCGTCTGCGCTGAGATAATCgtttactttaaaacaaaaaaaaacatggaaccTACTGTCTTTTCATCCCAAATATTCATAAACACATCTTCTCTGCCTTTGTCCCCGTTAAGACTGTAACATAATGTTGTTTATATTGACAATGTAAGCAACATTTTTGACGcaaagcaaatgtttgtgtcaaaaaagaaacatgatcAGTTTTTGAGgtatttattttgatataaaTCTTAAAAATCCCACATTAGTGTGATTAGTGCTTTTATCATGGAGCAGTGATCAGAGGCAGGACGTTCTGGTCCCAGTTGTCGCTCCAGCGCTCTCCTCTGTTGGTTCGAAGGTTTCTCCTGAACAGACCCAGTGTGCCGTCTGAATTTGGAAACTGTGACAGGAGAGCCTGaatacacaaagacaacaatcaGAATCATTCATTTAACAAAAACGAGGTGTGAAGATGAGAGAGAGGCTACAGAAACCAACATATTTAGGCTTCTGTTTCTCACCTTGAGCTGCTCAGCGAGTTCCTGAGAATCTCTGAAGATCAGCCCGTTCTCCTCATGTTTCACTAGCTCCTgtaaactgaggaaaaaaactgCTGTTAGCTCAGACACACATATCAAACTTTTCTTGCAAGTTTACCTTTACACAAGATTAGACTTAAGTAGGAGTGGGACCATTAAATCTTAGGTAGTTAGGAAATTTAAAGATCTGAATACTGTATACGCTGAAGAGAAGAAAGGTGTATTTGTGTATCTGAGTGTGGAAAATTTAAACCAGACGATTCGGTGCTCACCAGCTGAATTGGATGGCACAGACGGGCAGGCAGCAGCCAAACATGTCCACCACCTTCATGGGCAGATCCAGACCGCTGGACGACTTGTGGAGACAAACACCCAGATCTGCTGACCCTGAAACATGAAGTGACTAAAAAGTTGTGGCTGGTgcttcaaatatttttttcatgggAACTGACCCAAACCAGCATCATACCCTTTTCTAATACAGACTAGATGATAATGACTGACGGACTAATTATATGCACACAGATGACAGTAAATACAGTGGACAATGTTAATATCGCCCTTACCTAATAAAACAGGATAGTCTTCTGCCTCCAGCCAGGGAGTGCAGATCTTCACATGTTCTAAATGTAAACAGTCAATGAGCTTCCTGTAGTGTTCTTTCTGAGGACCTttacctacacacacaccaaaaacacaaacacaaacacacacacacacacacacacacacacaaatgaaaccaACAATTAAAACCAGTTTGTTCTGAGAACTTTGGACAGGCAGCGGGGCAGCAGGAGAGTACCTGTTATGACACAGACTAAAGACGGTAATGAAGCTCCTCCTTTGATGAAACCTTCGTACTCTGTTGAAAGAAACCATGTAAATTAACTTAATAGTCATATATTTTAGACTCTGTATGTAACAGACAGTAAATAGAAACGTTATAACACTGGTAATACCTTCCAGAGCCTTCAATAAAATGGAGAAATCTTCATCCTCTGTGGAGAGaaagtaaatgtgtttgattATAAACAGCTGGATTCATTTAAAGCCACTCTTTTTAGAATGTGAAATGTGGACTTtagaaacaacaagaaaattATGGTTGGACAGCTTCTAGTGTGGCACTACTATGGTCTCTctcaggaggaaccaggaatcgaactACCAACCCTGGGGTTGGTAGATAGTAGTAGTTATCAAGGCTCCCTATATGCTGTGTGGGGACAGTCTGTTACAGTCTCTACCTTTACTGGAGCATTAATACAAAACGATAACAAAAACCATCTCTTCCTCCGACCTGTCCAGCTGGTGCTGCTGATCAGCAGCACTGGTCGCTCTGCCCTCAGGGTCACTCTGTCATCAGCAAGGTTACGAACTGAGAACATTGTTCTCTCCACCTTGACATCCTGAGACCTGGAGAAACACACGGGTCACTCAAGGCAGCACGTATACTTCAGGGTGAAGCAGTGCTCTACTACaaataactgaaaatattaCTTATGAATAGGATTTGGTTTTGAGGTTTTGCTTTCCTCTAACCACTTACCCACTGTACTGAAACTCTGGATAAGTCTTGGCTAATCGCATGAAGAGCTGGTGTTGCAGCGTCAGTGGAGCTTCTCTGAAGATGGAGGCCGGTCTGTCATACAGCGTTGTCGCTCTGCAAAGATTAAAATTCTTAATAATGTTACCACAGATCTGTGCTTTCCTTCATGATATCTATGATGTACTGGCTGAGAACTACTGTAATGTACTATTATCTCATGCATAATTCAAGCAGGGGACATTTTGAAAGCATTTATCTTCTAGCTCTTGATTTTACTCTaaagtttgttcatttttgtgctGTTAGAGTCTGAGTCCAGTATGGTTCACTCTCCCTGTTCATTGCATTGACCCAAAAGTAGAAGAAGCAACTGCTGTGAAATTTGTTTTGGATATTTATTGCTATACACCCACTAATTTGATATTGCTATCACTCAAAGTAGTGAATGCTACTGTAACTTGGGAATTTGGCTTCACATGGATACTGTAACATGACTACATGACACAATCAATGCAAAATAAATCCTACTTGATGCCCCAGTTTTTCTGCAAGTCGTCCTTCATTGCCTTTGTAACACACAGGTTATGAGTTGCCAGAGGGCCAAAGAGGTGTTCATACCTGGAAGACgacaggaataaaaacaaaatgtcgTAATCAGAAATGAGCCAAACAAAATATTAGACACTACAAAACAATGCTGATGTTTGTGTCCTGATGTCCTACACATTCAGTTAACTGCAACTGTAAAACTCACGGTACTGCAGTAGTACTGACCACTTTGCCAAGCGGACCACCGGATGTCTCTGGCCGTGGCTCAGGGCCATAATGGTGTAGCCATAGTTGTGCCAGTCGATAATGAATCTGCTGCCACGCAGGACGCACACCAACCAGGCCACGGCCATACTGGGTAAACCAGGGGGATTCTGGGATACAAACACGGACATTggcagtgagagacagaggtacattaaatttgattaaatgtgaattaaataaaCTACAATTACTCTACGTATGTgacaccaaaaaaaaagtccctgCTGTAGTCTCTGTTATAACAGATGTAGATTTTAAAATAGGTATGCATTTAGTTCTACTCATAGTTATTttgaattatatattatacGAGTGATCTGAACCAAGCCTCTATTCATTATCACAATGGCTTTTCTTGTTAAGAGCTGTTGAGGGGCTGGAGCCAGTCCTAGCTGTCACTGGGAGAGAGCTGaacacaccctggacaggtcgccagtctatcacagggctgacatatagagacagacgatcattcagtcacattcacacctatgggcgAATTAAAGTGACCGATTAACCTAACTCCATACGTTTGGACTAAGGAAGCTCCAGCGCTGGAAGAAAACCCATgcagacatggggagaacataCAAGCTCCTCATAGAAAGGCACCCAGCTGACTCGTACATCCATGTCGTTCTCGCTGTGAGGCGAAAATGCAAACCACCACAGTACGTCACAATGTTTGATATCTTCTTTAATCCTCATATCAGCATTAAACTAACCTGCATCAGGATATGAGACTGTAGCTCCATCCTCAGCAGCACatgaaggagctgcagaaacTGAACAATCACCTTTGTCACATATGTGAGAATTTTTGGTCCCACTGGAAAAGCAACAGAGCAATTTGAGTGATCTATGTCATATACCATTTCtctgggatttaaaaaaaaaactaccacaATACAAAGTgtcaaagataaaataacatgCTTCCAGTTACCTCGAACACCTTTGACCTCTGCTATCGGAACTATCTTGATTTTCTCCTGTCTTAGGACGTCTTGATGAGGTTTAGTGtctaaaatggaaaacaaacaaacaaaaaaattggaTAATAATCCTACATAACATTATTTTACAAGTAATGTATGATTGTGTCTAGTATGAGACAtttccagtttgtgtgtgtgtgtgtgtgtgtcatttaaaaatcttttctgACCACCACAGCTCCATCAGATCATTTGACTGTAGTTAGTATATGGACATGGTTTAATGACTGAAGTGCCCTTGAGCAAAAAACACAATTGATCCAGATGTGGGCATGCTTCTCCTAAAAGGAATATACATCTTTAGTTCGAGTACATAAAGTTTTTAAACGTCTTTGTGTCTGATTTAGCCAGTAACTAGTAATTACACTTATATTGTGAACACTGTACTCAAGTTaaaaaagcagacagacaaTCTGATATAAGAGGAAACTATGAATAAgtattgaataaataaatgacagtgTGTAACTCTGTTGTTGTGCAGTAATTTTACCTAAAAACCCGACAAATGTAACATTATATCCGTGTTTGCTGAGGGACAACGCGTGATACTGCATTCGAGGACTGCGACCGATGTCCCCTAACACCAGCACACAGACCCGGCGCCCAGTCCCATCGTCCCGCTGCCGTAGCCTCCACAACAACAACGACGACACCAACACGATTAGTCCAGTCACACACGCCACCGGACATGTGATGTCTGAGCCTGTTAGATATAACAGCGACGAAAGACAAGTAGTCAGCGTAACAAGTATCCAAAGAACGGTTCCTGCTCCGGGCGTcgccatgtttgtttgtgatgaCGTGGCTGCGTATTGGGGGAGGAGCTTCGGATTTAAAGGGGCCGCAGCAGAGTCCATCCAGCTTGAATTAATGTCAACAAACTGATTAATAATCTTTAGATTAGATAATTGATGGAATGATGGaaaatattaaagtattaaaaactACTACTGATTATACTACTGCAGCACACCAGTATGCAACAATACACAAATACTCTGTAGTCTAAGCTCAGAATTGAAAGTATACCTAAAGTAAAATGAGTGAATGTATTTGACCCCTGTGACATTATTAGATTATTAACTGATTTATCAAAGTGCTACACAGCATTTGAATTTTGTAGCTGTTTTGTAGGTCCAGCCAGTTTTAATTCCTAAATTTAACCTAGACCGTGGACCA of Anabas testudineus chromosome 8, fAnaTes1.2, whole genome shotgun sequence contains these proteins:
- the eef2kmt gene encoding protein-lysine N-methyltransferase EEF2KMT isoform X2, whose product is MERFEPVLDESKIKKAEILRIFQVSFFAMNRLASFPWTFLEEDIQNNKSSELILDVLKQTCLHSLCRTFPPSLRYRRLFLSELIRREAADCEPLDELYDALAEVVGAEETAECYKSYLLPCGDAISLLENVALISEGTTGLVTWEAALYMAEWALDHQQVFTGRTVLELGSGVGLTGIAICRSCSPKRFVFTDCHPTVLQKLRDNIQQNGLTERLSPAVSVEELDWTTVTEEQIKLMEADTVIAADVVYDPEIIEILVKLLSRILKCWSAERLPEILICSTIRNPETYSSFKQQLEKAGVSHHVITEPIRHLFPYNRVSSIEMIKLYR
- the eef2kmt gene encoding protein-lysine N-methyltransferase EEF2KMT isoform X1; its protein translation is MERFEPVLDESKIKKAEILRIFQVSFFAMNRLASFPWTFLEEDIQNNKSSELILDVLKQTCLHSLCRTFPPSLRYRRLFLSELIRRQEAADCEPLDELYDALAEVVGAEETAECYKSYLLPCGDAISLLENVALISEGTTGLVTWEAALYMAEWALDHQQVFTGRTVLELGSGVGLTGIAICRSCSPKRFVFTDCHPTVLQKLRDNIQQNGLTERLSPAVSVEELDWTTVTEEQIKLMEADTVIAADVVYDPEIIEILVKLLSRILKCWSAERLPEILICSTIRNPETYSSFKQQLEKAGVSHHVITEPIRHLFPYNRVSSIEMIKLYR
- the eef2kmt gene encoding protein-lysine N-methyltransferase EEF2KMT isoform X3, giving the protein MHESQTPFPNVHFLEEDIQNNKSSELILDVLKQTCLHSLCRTFPPSLRYRRLFLSELIRRQEAADCEPLDELYDALAEVVGAEETAECYKSYLLPCGDAISLLENVALISEGTTGLVTWEAALYMAEWALDHQQVFTGRTVLELGSGVGLTGIAICRSCSPKRFVFTDCHPTVLQKLRDNIQQNGLTERLSPAVSVEELDWTTVTEEQIKLMEADTVIAADVVYDPEIIEILVKLLSRILKCWSAERLPEILICSTIRNPETYSSFKQQLEKAGVSHHVITEPIRHLFPYNRVSSIEMIKLYR
- the alg1 gene encoding chitobiosyldiphosphodolichol beta-mannosyltransferase, which gives rise to MATPGAGTVLWILVTLTTCLSSLLYLTGSDITCPVACVTGLIVLVSSLLLWRLRQRDDGTGRRVCVLVLGDIGRSPRMQYHALSLSKHGYNVTFVGFLDTKPHQDVLRQEKIKIVPIAEVKGVRVGPKILTYVTKVIVQFLQLLHVLLRMELQSHILMQNPPGLPSMAVAWLVCVLRGSRFIIDWHNYGYTIMALSHGQRHPVVRLAKWYEHLFGPLATHNLCVTKAMKDDLQKNWGIKATTLYDRPASIFREAPLTLQHQLFMRLAKTYPEFQYSGSQDVKVERTMFSVRNLADDRVTLRAERPVLLISSTSWTEDEDFSILLKALEEYEGFIKGGASLPSLVCVITGKGPQKEHYRKLIDCLHLEHVKICTPWLEAEDYPVLLGSADLGVCLHKSSSGLDLPMKVVDMFGCCLPVCAIQFSCLQELVKHEENGLIFRDSQELAEQLKALLSQFPNSDGTLGLFRRNLRTNRGERWSDNWDQNVLPLITAP